Genomic DNA from Candidatus Nitronereus thalassa:
TTTTTAAAGCCCTACATGGATCATCAAGACGTCAACGCCAATTTCGGGCACGGTCTTTGTAATCATAAAGAGACTCTGGCTGCTGGTCGCTGGTTGCTCGTATTTTTTGATTTCCCCATTCTTTTTCCACCGACAGGCAACAAGCAACCAAGAAGAATCATCCGTGCACATCCAGCCGTCGGGCTTTCAATGGAAAAATGCCCCATGTGCTCTCCTTGTGGACCAGAAGGGCCCATGATAAGATGTCGAGCCTTGCTGGGAACAAGAAAAAACCTTGTTGATTCGTCAACAATTTTCTAGGGAAATAGGGTGCGGAGAGGTGCGAGAGTGGCCGATTCGGCGTGCTTGGAAAGCACGTGTACCGGCAACGGTACCATGGGTTCGAATCCCATCCTCTCCGCCATAAAAAATCGTTGCTCGTATTTCGTCGTTCGTATCTCGTAAAAGAACGAAATGCGGAATACGAACAGCTAAACAATAGCGCATCCACAGGTCGGATTCGCCTTGAAGAATTAGTGCGGAAAAGGGGCCGGGCCCTGTGCAACAGAATCTTGTGAACCCCGCCAGGTCCGGAAGGAAGCAACGGTAAGCAGGCGAGTCTGTGTGCCGCAGGATCACCTGGCCCCGGTTTTTTATTGTTAAGGTGTATTTGTATCTCGTCTTTTATTTTACGTATCTCGTATTTTTGCGAGCGACGAGCACCCAGACACGAACAACGAATAAATGGAATACCAAGTCTCCGCGAGAAAATTTCGGCCCGGCACCTTTGACGAACTCATTGGCCAGCCGCATGTTGTCCAAACCTTGCGCAATGCGATTCTTCGAAAGCAGGTAGCTCATGCCTATTTGTTTTCCGGCATGCGCGGCGTGGGGAAGACCACGGTGGCGCGTATTCTGGCCAAGGCGCTGAATTGCGAAAATGGCCCCACGACCGACCCCTGCGGACAATGCGAAAGCTGTAAAGAAGTCACACGCGGAAACTCAGTGGATGTCATCGAAATCGACGGAGCGTCCAATACCGGCGTCGATGATGTTCGAGAGCTTCGGGAAAACGTGAAATATTCCCCATTTCGTGGCACTTATCGAATTTACATTATCGACGAAGTCCACATGCTCTCGAATTCCGCATTTAACGCCCTTCTCAAAACTCTTGAAGAACCTCCGGCCCATGCTGTCTTTGTCTTTGCCACGACCGAGGTCCATAAGATCCCGGCCACGATAACCTCACGCTGTCAGCATTTTAATTTCCGCCGCATCCCGCGCCGGGAAATCATTGCTCGCCTGCTTGAAGTCGCTCAACGGAATGGGGTCAACATTGAAGAACGAAGCCTCGGTGCTATTGCCCAGGCCAGCGAAGGCAGCATGCGCGATGCCTTAAGTTTGCTGGATCAGGCCGTGGCCTTTGGAGGAAAATCGATCACCGATCAGGATATTGAAGAAATGCTCGGCTCGGTCCCTGACGAATTGGTGCGCCGATTAGTGGAAACCGTGGTCAGTCAGGACGCTGCCGCTGCCGTGGAATTGGTCGGGGAAGTGATCGATCACGGCTATGATCTTCGCGCGTATTGTGGCGCTGTCGTGGAACGCATGCGGAATCTCATGATCGCGGCCGTCGTGCCAGAAGCAGGACAGGCTGAAGGGTTGATGGATTTACCAAGCGAAGATGTCCAGCAACTGATGACCGAGGCCAAAGCTTTTTCTGTGGAGCAATTACAGGAACTCTTTCAATTGTTTGCCCAGGCTGAAGACCGTCTTCGTGCCACTGCCCATCCGCGATTCGCCTTTGAAGTGGCAACAGTTCGAGCCGCTCGTCTGCGGCAACGCCCACAAGCGGAGACCAACAGTCCTGCGAAAGACACGAGGCCCAAGCCTCAGGTCAAAAATACAGAAGCCCCTCAGGCCGCCACACCAAGACAGCCAGTCCCGGAATCGGCCACGAAACAAAAAACATCACCTCCACCGGAGCGCCAAACCACATCGGGTTCGACTCCAGCACGAAATGAGCCCCGTCCCATTCCCAGGCCCCCAATACCCAGCAACCGCCCACCACAGGCTACGGTTCCTCCTAGTGCCCCGGAGCGGCCGCCCGCCGTATCCACGACATCCCCAACCAAGGCGGCTCCACCAAGAGGTCGACCATCCCCCGCTTTGGCCCCGGCGATTCGACAGGAGGATTGGCACAAAGTCGTCGAAGCAATGGTCAAAAAATATCCGAACATCGGCACGTTTCTCGAAATGGGGATGCTGGTCAAAGTCGAAGGGCATCAAGTCATTATTGGATTTCCCAAAACCGCGTCGGTGGCCTGTTCTCGGATTCAAAAAGAAGAAACTCGGACCTTGGTCTCCACTGTTTGCCAGGAAGTCGTCGGCGCCACCGTACAACTGCGCGTGGTCGAATTAACCGAAGGTCATGAGAGTGGACCAAGCATCAAACAGATACGAGCCCAACAACAGAAACAAGATGAAGACGCCTTGCTGCAAGAAGCAAAGGCCAACCCCCTAGTGAAGCAAACCATGGAATTATTTGGCGGTGCTGTGATCAAAGCCAGCCGCATGGTCGAGAAAGTCGAGAATAAGGAGGCATAAACATGTCGAAAAATCCATTTGGCAATATGGGCAACTTGATGAAACAAGCGCAAGAAATGCAAGAACGATTGGGCAAGATTCAAGAAGAGGCCGAACATAAAACTGTGGAAGCATCCGCGGGCGGAGGCATGGTCACGGTCACCGCCAATGGGGGAATGAAAATTACCAAAATTGCGATTGACCCTGAGGTTTTGAAATCCGAAGATCCGGATATGCTCCAAGACTTATTAGTCGCAGCCACCAACGAAGCCCTTCGAAAAGCTAAAGAACTCATGGCCGAAGAAGTGAAAGGGCTGACTGGCGGCATGGGCATCCCGGGGATGTTTTAAATGACTCGTTGCTAGGTACTGGTTGCTCGTCGCTAGTAAAAAAATGAACAAAGATCGACTATCTCTCACCAGCAACAAACGACCAGCGAATTTTCTATGATGAGCAATCAATTATGAGCGTACAACAGCAATCCCAAGGCCTGTTGGCTAAACTGACGAAAGAGTTTGTCCGTTTGCCGGGCATCGGACAAAAGACAGCCCAACGACTAGCCTTCCACATGATGAAAGCCAATAAGGAAGACGCATTGCGGCTCGCCAATGCCATCCGTGACGTCAAAGAATTCGTGACCTTCTGTGTCCAGTGCCGCAATATCGCGGAATGCGAGTTATGCGAGATCTGCCAAGACCCGAAGCGAGACCGTACGAAAATCTTAGTGGTCGAAGAACCCAGCACTCTCTTTGCCATTGACCAAAGCCGTGGATATAAAGGCTTATATCACGTGTTGATGGGATCGCTCTCTCCACTGGATGGCGTAGGCCCAGCGGATATTCGCGTAAAAGAACTGGAACTCCGTGTGCAAGGCGGAGGCGTAGAAGAAATCATTGTCGCCACCAACCCCACCATTGAAGGCGAAGCCACAGCGATTTATCTCACCAAAGTGCTCAAACCCTACGGAGTAAAAATCTCTCGTATCGCCTATGGCATCCCGGTCGGCATGGATATCGAATATGCCGATGATGTCACCCTCACCAAATCCATCGAAGGTCGGCGGGAACTATAAAAACGTCGTTCGTATCTCGTCGCTCGTATTTCGTAAAAAACCAAAGACGGATTACGCTTTACGTTCTTAGCTTCCCAACAGCCTGGCAAAATCTTCGAGATCAGACTTCCAACTTTTGCCGGAGGGGTCATCCGCTTTCGCAAATTGGGAAAGACCTTGAAGTACTACACGTCGGGTTTCCTCTGACGGCAATCCATCGGCAAAGAGTTTGGGAATGCGTAACCCATGCGACACACGGTAAAGATTGGCTTGATCCATGTCCGACAGGTTGAGATGCTTCAACACGCGAAGCAATCGCCCTTGCCCCTTTTCCGTGAACGTCTCAATCACACAGGCACATAACCCTCCTACGTTGTAGCGCACTTGCGGAGATAGCTGGCTGAGGTTCGTGGAGGACGATTTGGCCTTTCCTGTGGAGACAGTTTGGGATTTCGCTGCTTTCCTGGCAGACGAAGGTTTGGACGTAACCGCCTTCTTCGAAGCTTTTTTCTTAGAAACGGCGGCCTTTTTCCCCTTAGTTTGAGTAAATGATGTTACCTTTTTCTTTTTAGTTTTAACCGCAGATTGTGACGTTGAAGCCGATGATAAAGACTTTTTTGATTTGGTGGTTGACTTCTTTTGCGCAGTAGGTTTTTTTCCTTTGACACTCTTCGTTTTTGCTTTGGCCTTGGTGGAGCTTTTTTTGCCATTAGGCTTTTTGCTTGATGCATGGGGAAACTTGCCAGAGGTCTTCGAGCCCTTGGATTTTTTAGATGGTTTGCTGTGTCTCTTTTTTGTGGCCATGAATCCTTTCTCCCAGTCGCTCAATAATAAAAAAGACAAAAAAATTTTGGTCCAGAAATATAGCCCTTTCCTCATAGGGCGGCAATACCCAAGGATCTCGTG
This window encodes:
- the dnaX gene encoding DNA polymerase III subunit gamma/tau — its product is MEYQVSARKFRPGTFDELIGQPHVVQTLRNAILRKQVAHAYLFSGMRGVGKTTVARILAKALNCENGPTTDPCGQCESCKEVTRGNSVDVIEIDGASNTGVDDVRELRENVKYSPFRGTYRIYIIDEVHMLSNSAFNALLKTLEEPPAHAVFVFATTEVHKIPATITSRCQHFNFRRIPRREIIARLLEVAQRNGVNIEERSLGAIAQASEGSMRDALSLLDQAVAFGGKSITDQDIEEMLGSVPDELVRRLVETVVSQDAAAAVELVGEVIDHGYDLRAYCGAVVERMRNLMIAAVVPEAGQAEGLMDLPSEDVQQLMTEAKAFSVEQLQELFQLFAQAEDRLRATAHPRFAFEVATVRAARLRQRPQAETNSPAKDTRPKPQVKNTEAPQAATPRQPVPESATKQKTSPPPERQTTSGSTPARNEPRPIPRPPIPSNRPPQATVPPSAPERPPAVSTTSPTKAAPPRGRPSPALAPAIRQEDWHKVVEAMVKKYPNIGTFLEMGMLVKVEGHQVIIGFPKTASVACSRIQKEETRTLVSTVCQEVVGATVQLRVVELTEGHESGPSIKQIRAQQQKQDEDALLQEAKANPLVKQTMELFGGAVIKASRMVEKVENKEA
- a CDS encoding YbaB/EbfC family nucleoid-associated protein; the encoded protein is MSKNPFGNMGNLMKQAQEMQERLGKIQEEAEHKTVEASAGGGMVTVTANGGMKITKIAIDPEVLKSEDPDMLQDLLVAATNEALRKAKELMAEEVKGLTGGMGIPGMF
- the recR gene encoding recombination mediator RecR, with product MSVQQQSQGLLAKLTKEFVRLPGIGQKTAQRLAFHMMKANKEDALRLANAIRDVKEFVTFCVQCRNIAECELCEICQDPKRDRTKILVVEEPSTLFAIDQSRGYKGLYHVLMGSLSPLDGVGPADIRVKELELRVQGGGVEEIIVATNPTIEGEATAIYLTKVLKPYGVKISRIAYGIPVGMDIEYADDVTLTKSIEGRREL